In Chloroflexota bacterium, the following are encoded in one genomic region:
- a CDS encoding UbiA family prenyltransferase, whose amino-acid sequence MAGSLFLAISGSTILNMWYDRDIDALMQRTCWRPLPTGQIGPNEALALGFLLALAGTVGALALNPLFGTILFAGVFFDVLTYTMWLKRRTPWSIIWGGIAGAMPLLAGRALAVGHVDWIGLTLAAAILFWIPTHVLTFGMHYLVDYERAGIPTVPALYGFRRTRAIIALSSILAVAAMALAAAGIGLTAGYWAVLLVISGALFVLVTMSMIRPSPRLDFSLFKRASLYMLSAMLIIVTGTL is encoded by the coding sequence ATCCTCAACATGTGGTATGACCGGGACATCGACGCCCTGATGCAGCGCACCTGCTGGCGCCCCCTCCCCACCGGCCAGATTGGCCCCAACGAGGCGCTGGCATTGGGATTCCTGTTGGCGTTGGCAGGCACGGTTGGGGCGCTGGCACTCAACCCGCTCTTCGGTACCATCCTGTTTGCCGGGGTCTTTTTTGATGTCCTGACATACACCATGTGGCTCAAGCGGCGCACACCCTGGTCAATCATCTGGGGCGGTATTGCAGGGGCGATGCCGCTGCTGGCGGGACGGGCGCTGGCCGTGGGCCACGTGGACTGGATTGGGTTAACGCTGGCTGCCGCCATTCTCTTCTGGATTCCCACACATGTGCTTACCTTCGGAATGCACTATCTGGTGGATTATGAGCGGGCCGGCATACCCACGGTTCCGGCCCTGTACGGTTTCCGGCGCACCCGCGCCATCATCGCCCTATCCAGCATTTTGGCGGTGGCAGCAATGGCCCTGGCGGCCGCAGGCATTGGCCTGACGGCAGGATATTGGGCAGTTCTATTGGTTATTTCCGGGGCGTTATTTGTGCTGGTGACCATGAGTATGATTCGGCCTTCGCCCCGTCTGGATTTCAGTTTATTCAAACGTGCGTCTCTGTACATGTTGAGCGCCATGCTCATCATCGTAACCGGGACACTATGA